One part of the Amphiura filiformis chromosome 5, Afil_fr2py, whole genome shotgun sequence genome encodes these proteins:
- the LOC140152353 gene encoding uncharacterized protein yields the protein MDILQKDLHQLEKWQEEWEMSFNPAKCSVMKLSTKKEAPDRSYNFCGQPLQEVDSHPYLGVEIDSKMSWKAQYQKLTSKANKVLGFLKRNLWFCPREMKETAYKTLVRPILEYAGCSWDPYKKKDIVAIEAVQRKAARFCMNDYKQLSSVTEMTRVLGWEALQDRRKDARLQLMYRIMNGEVGIRAEDYVQQGGTAGLKTRGNSRKLKRELIRKDVHKFSYFHRTTTDWNDLDETTVTATGGEMFKNKLH from the coding sequence ATGGACATACTGCAGAAAGATTTACACCAGTTGGAAAAGTGGCAAGAGGAATGGGAGATGTCATTCAACCCAGCCAAGTGTTCAGTCATGAAGCTATCAACTAAGAAAGAAGCGCCCGACAGAAGTTACAACTTCTGTGGACAACCGCTGCAAGAGGTAGACTCTCATCCATACCTTGGTGTCGAAATTGATAGCAAGATGAGCTGGAAGGCTCAATACCAGAAGTTGACATCCAAAGCCAACAAAGTTCTTGGTTTCCTCAAGCGTAACTTGTGGTTTTGCCCGAGAGAAATGAAAGAGACAGCTTATAAAACGCTGGTACGTCCAATCCTGGAATACGCTGGTTGCTCTTGGGACCCGTACAAGAAGAAGGACATCGTAGCCATCGAGGCAGTGCAGAGAAAGGCAGCAAGATTCTGTATGAATGACTACAAGCAACTCAGCAGTGTCACAGAAATGACCAGAGTGCTGGGATGGGAAGCGTTACAAGACAGAAGAAAAGACGCCAGACTCCAGCTCATGTATAGGATCATGAATGGGGAAGTTGGAATTAGAGCGGAAGACTATGTTCAACAGGGTGGAACAGCAGGAttgaaaacaagaggaaacagcaGGAAACTCAAAAGGGAGCTGATCAGgaaggatgtgcacaaattcagcTACTTCCACAGAACGACGACCGACTGGAATGACCTCGACGAGACGACAGTGACAGCGACGGGCGgggaaatgttcaaaaataaacTTCATTAA